TATACTCAAATGCTAAAAGAAGAAACTTGTGTAGGCATAACATTGTTAGCACCATTTCTAGCTTCAAGTGCTAGCAAAAGGGCATTTTAGCTGGTAGCTTTCAAATGTGCAGTTTCCTGTTAAATTAAGTCTTCATATATCATTTATGAACCTTTAGTACCAAATATTCTTGTGTATATATCCTGTTACAtgagttataaatattttttgaagcTCGATCTTCTAAGAAACTTGAAAAAGCTTTGGAAAAAGAGAGATAAATTGAAGTTTTGTGTCTCTGTTTTTgcatattatctttttttttttcttgaaacacTCTTGCATACTATCTTTTATGTCTCTTGTATACAGCTAATGTTATCCTTTTTCAATGGGCAGAAGAAGGAGTGAATGAACGTGAGATGATAACTGGAGGGTGAGAACAGAACACAACAGATCTCTGATAGAATTTTTACATCACTTGAACGCCTAAGCTCTTCAGATGCCGGCTACGGTGGAGAGGCATTGTGGATCTATCAGATATTGATCCAACTCTTTGCCTGAAACCACTTTAAAGCCTAAGCTCTCCGGCCTAAGTTTCAGTTGTATACAtggtgtgttttgttttttgtcaaACCGAATTGATGTATCTTTATATGTTACATAGTTCGATTGGTTCCAGGATGAACGTTCTAACTGAATATGTTCACATACATGTTCAAGTATGAGACCAATCGCAACCAAAACATACTTCGTGTCGCAGTCTGTCTATTTAATGAAATGGGCCTACATCCGACACTATAAACTGCAGGCCCAAATAAGAAATGCCGGTCCAATATAAACAAGAATCACACACGGTTAGgaaaagtttatttatttaactttgTTTGTTATAAGCATGTGTCACGTGTGCTACACAAATCAGAACGATGCCAAAAAGGACCGTCTCACTCTTGCCTGTCATCCCCACACATCCGCAAATTTTAAACGTATTTCCCCCATAAATTTCACGATTATTAAAACgtataattattaattagtcCCCCACTAATCACACCAATTTAATAATTGACGATACCATACACCACATAATggtattaattaattttttttcaaaaaaaaatcaaaaacataaaccCTAATCGGCTTTTATCTCTTTGCCTTCTGTCTCTCCTCTGTCTTTGCGCTAAACCAAAAACCCCTCTCTTCTTTTCTGTCCCCCTGTAATTATTATCTTCTCGTTGTCCGAAAAAATCcccttccctctctctctctctctccgaaACTAGGGTTTCTCAGTTCCTCCTCTCCGCCGTCTTTATCACCTACTGAAAAAATGCTCCGGTAGAAAAGCAACGATGCAGAAGATTCTTTGCAAGACCACCACCACTTGCTCAACCCCTCCGGTTAACTCTCTCGCCGCCGGTTTAATCTCCACCCAAACCGTCGCCATACCCTCTCTCCTCTCCCTAGGCTTCAAAACATTCTCTACTTCCTCTATGCCGCTCCCTCCCCCGACGACGACGGCTTCTATCTCCACAAACGGCAGCGTTTTACCCGGGATTCTCCAGAGAAACCGTCTCCACGGAGCGGTACGGTTCTCGACCTCTTcccgctgctgctgctgctcaaTCGGTAGCAGGAGCCGAGCTTGGGTCGGCAGAAGAAGCGGGACGTGGCGTTCTTGGCTCCACTCCGAATCTAACGGCGGTTTGAGCTCCGTTAACGCCGTTGCTGACGGCTCCGACGGGGATAACGGAGAGAAAGATTTAACGGATAAGGATGAAAATGAAAAACCGGTTAGGGTAAACCGTCGTAACCGGAGCAGCTCAAGCGAGTTAACCGGTAATCCGGATTTGCTGAAGATCCCTGGTGTAGGCCTCAGGAACCAAAGAAAGCTTCTTGATAACGGTATCGGAGGTGTCGCTGAGCTCAAGAAGCTCTACAAAGATAAGGTTAATTAACTTTACAATCTCTCTTTGTTGTTTCTATGTGTAGCTGATTAGGTTTTATTGGTCTCACTCAGTTCTGGAAGGCAAGCGACAAGATGGTTGACTATCTCCGCAGCTCTATCGGTATCATACACAGAAACCACGCGGAGAGCATCACAACGTTTATCAAAGAGAGTGTGGACGATGAGCAGCTCAAGGAGCCTGCTAATACCAACGCCAAGAAGCGTTTGACGTTTTGTGTGGAAGGGAACATTAGCGTAGGCAAATCAACTTTCTTGCAGAGGATAGCTAACGAGACTATTGAGTTGCGTGACCTTGTCGAGATAGTTCCTGAGCCGGTTGATAAGTGGCAAGACGTTGGACCTGACCATTTCAATATACTAGACGCTTTCTACTCCGAGCCTCAGAGGTATGCTTACACTTTCCAGAACTATGTGTTCGTCACGAGGCTGATGCAGGAGAAAGAGTCTGCTTCTGGGGTTAAGCCTCTCAGGTTGATGGAAAGGAGTGTCTTCAGTGACAGAATGGTAATTGATTAGAAAAAatgagtttatttatttttaggttATGTTGtgaatttaatatttcttttttagg
This Raphanus sativus cultivar WK10039 unplaced genomic scaffold, ASM80110v3 Scaffold0531, whole genome shotgun sequence DNA region includes the following protein-coding sequences:
- the LOC108823370 gene encoding uncharacterized protein LOC108823370, whose product is MQKILCKTTTTCSTPPVNSLAAGLISTQTVAIPSLLSLGFKTFSTSSMPLPPPTTTASISTNGSVLPGILQRNRLHGAVRFSTSSRCCCCSIGSRSRAWVGRRSGTWRSWLHSESNGGLSSVNAVADGSDGDNGEKDLTDKDENEKPVRVNRRNRSSSSELTGNPDLLKIPGVGLRNQRKLLDNGIGGVAELKKLYKDKFWKASDKMVDYLRSSIGIIHRNHAESITTFIKESVDDEQLKEPANTNAKKRLTFCVEGNISVGKSTFLQRIANETIELRDLVEIVPEPVDKWQDVGPDHFNILDAFYSEPQRYAYTFQNYVFVTRLMQEKESASGVKPLRLMERSVFSDRMVFVRAVHEAKWMNEMEISIYDSWFDPVVSALPGLVPDGFIYLRASPDTCHKRMMLRKRAEEGGVSLKYLQDLHEKHESWLLPFESGNHGVLSVSKPSLQMDNSLHPDIKDRVFYLEGNHMHSSIQKVPALVLDCEPNIDFSRDIEAKRQYARQVAEFFEFVKKKQETSQEQSPLLMPPHNGGLWMGPEGKHVPGLELPSLDFRKAMSLITRPSA